In Zea mays cultivar B73 chromosome 7, Zm-B73-REFERENCE-NAM-5.0, whole genome shotgun sequence, the following proteins share a genomic window:
- the LOC100194112 gene encoding 40S ribosomal protein S3-1: MASTHAISKKRKFVADGVFFAELNEMLTRELAEDGYSGVEVRVTPMRTEIIIRATRTQNVLGEKGRRIRELTSVVQKRFNFPEGGVELYAEKVNNRGLCAIAQAESLRYKLLGGLAVRRACYGVLRFVMESGAKGCEVIVSGKLRAQRAKSMKFKDGYMISSGHPVNLYIDSAVRHVLLRQGVLGIKVKIMLDWDPKGKQGPTMPLPDLVTIHVPKEEDEFLRPLAAEIQVA, encoded by the exons ATGGCGTCGACTCACGCAATCAGCAAGAAGCGGAAG TTCGTGGCGGATGGCGTGTTCTTCGCGGAGCTGAATGAGATGCTGACCCGCGAGCTCGCGGAGGATGGCTACTCCGGCGTCGAGGTCCGCGTCACCCCCATGCGCACCGAGATCATCATCCGTGCCACCCGCACTCAGAACGTTCTCG GCGAGAAGGGCCGGAGGATCAGGGAGCTGACTTCTGTGGTTCAGAAGCGCTTCAACTTCCCGGAGGGTGGTGTTGAGCTCTACGCAGAGAAGGTGAACAACCGTGGCCTCTGCGCCATTGCCCAGGCCGAGTCGCTACGCTACAAGCTTCTTGGTGGACTAGCCGTGAGAAG GGCATGTTATGGTGTTCTCAGGTTTGTCATGGAGAGTGGTGCTAAGGGCTGTGAG GTTATTGTAAGTGGTAAGCTCAGGGCTCAGCGTGCTAAGTCTATGAAGTTCAAGGATGGGTACATGATTTCTTCTGGTCATCCTGTCAACCTATACATTGATTCAGCTGTGAGACATGTTCTATTGAGACAG GGTGTGCTTGGTATCAAGGTTAAGATTATGCTGGACTGGGATCCAAAGGGCAAGCAAGGGCCAACCATGCCTTTACCTGATTTGGTTACAATTCACGTGCCTAAGGAAGAGGATGAATTCTTGAGGCCTCTTGCAGCTGAAATCCAAGTTGCCTGA
- the LOC100276755 gene encoding Stress-response A/B barrel domain-containing protein UP3-like, with protein MICLKAISSPLHLPTFRRLTPTSSLRAAAAMSSSSSAVAAPIEHFVLFKARPEAVASGAAAAMVSSLQALATLVPGLAYIHAGPVLRLRSPAAEALGPTHLLHTRYATKEDLASYAAHPAHVAAVQGHVLPNALDITAVDWVNAAPLPSPVAPGSAVRLTLAKVKEGVEVAQLVEKVAAATQAAGDAKVSFGENFSPARAKGYQFGMVAVFDSVEELDAVEGDGKVEEAKALVRPLLDEVMVLDFVVGDAPTPASL; from the coding sequence ATGATTTGCCTCAAAGCCATCTCATCCCCTCTCCACCTCCCGACCTTCCGCCGCCTCACCCCCACCTCCTCcctccgcgccgccgccgccatgtCCTCCTCCTCGTCCGCGGTCGCCGCCCCGATCGAGCACTTCGTGCTCTTCAAGGCCCGCCCGGAGGCGGTGGCCTCGGGCGCCGCGGCGGCGATGGTCTCCTCGCTGCAGGCGCTGGCCACGCTCGTCCCGGGCCTGGCCTACATCCACGCAGGACCGGTGCTCCGCCTCCGATCCCCGGCCGCGGAGGCGCTGGGCCCCAcgcacctcctccacacccgctACGCCACCAAGGAGGACCTGGCGTCCTACGCGGCGCACCCGGCGCACGTGGCCGCCGTGCAGGGGCACGTCCTCCCCAACGCGCTCGACATCACCGCCGTCGACTGGGTCAACGCCGCGCCGCTCCCGTCCCCCGTGGCCCCCGGCAGCGCCGTGCGCCTCACGCTGGCGAAGGTGAAGGAAGGGGTGGAGGTCGCGCAGCTcgtggagaaggtggccgcggcgACCCAGGCCGCCGGGGACGCCAAGGTGAGCTTCGGGGAGAACTTTTCCCCGGCGCGGGCCAAGGGGTACCAGTTCGGGATGGTGGCGGTGTTCGACAGCGTGGAGGAGCTGGACGCCGTGGAAGGGGACGGCAAGGTGGAGGAGGCCAAGGCCTTGGTCAGGCCGCTGCTGGACGAGGTGATGGTCCTGGACTTCGTCGTCGGAGATGCTCCAACGCCCGCGAGCCTCTGA